The following proteins come from a genomic window of Nycticebus coucang isolate mNycCou1 chromosome 11, mNycCou1.pri, whole genome shotgun sequence:
- the GHRHR gene encoding growth hormone-releasing hormone receptor, whose translation MDHRTWGICVLCLLGPVPIALGYVHPECDVITQLREDEISCLQAAEGRPNTTVGCPRTWDGLLCWPVAGSGEWVTLPCPDFFSHFSSEPGAVKRDCTMTGWSEPFPPYAVACPVPLELLAEEKSYFSTMKIIYTMGHSISVVALFMAITILLALRRLHCPRNYIHTQLFTTFILKAGAVFLKDATFFRGDDTDHCSFSTVLCKVSVAASHFATMTNFSWLLAEAVYLTCLLASTSPGSRSAFWWLVLAGWGLPIILTGTWVGCKVAFEDIACWDLDDSSPYWWIIKGPIVLSVAVNFGLFLNIIRILLRKLEPAQGSLHIQSQYWRLSKSTLLLIPLFGIHYIIFNFLPDNAGLGIRLPLELGLGSFQGFIVAILYCFLNQEVRTEISRKWHGHDPELLPARRTQAKWTRPSCSGVQVLTSVC comes from the exons ATGGACCACCGCACATGGGGCATCTGCGTCCTCTGCCTGCTGGGCCCAGTACCTATT GCACTGGGCTATGTGCACCCAGAATGTGATGTCATCACCCAGTTGAGAGAGGATGAGATTTCCTGTCTGCAAGCAGCAGAAGGGAGGCCCAACACTACCGTGG GCTGCCCCAGGACCTGGGATGGACTACTGTGCTGGCCAGTGGCAGGCTCTGGAGAGTGGGTCACCCTCCCCTGCCCGGATTTCTTTTCTCACTTCAGCTCAGAGCCAG GGGCTGTGAAGCGGGATTGTACCATGACGGGGTGGTCTGAGCCCTTCCCACCTTATGCTGTGGCCTGCCCTGTGCCCTTGGAGCTGCTGGCTGAGGAG AAATCTTACTTCTCTACAATGAAGATCATCTATACCATGGGCCATAGCATCTCGGTTGTAGCCCTCTTTATGGCCATCACCATCCTGCTTGCTCTCAG GCGGCTCCACTGCCCTCGGAACTACATCCATACCCAGCTGTTCACCACCTTCATCCTCAAGGCAGGAGCTGTGTTCCTGAAGGATGCCACCTTCTTCCGCGGTGACGACACTGACCACTGCAGCTTCTCCACT GTTCTGTGCAAGGTCTCTGTGGCAGCCTCCCATTTTGCCACGATGACCAACTTCAGCTGGCTGTTGGCAGAAGCTGTCTACCTGACCTGCCTCCTGGCCTCTACCTCCCCCGGCTCAAGGAGCGCCTTCTGGTGGCTGGTTCTCGCTGGCTGGG GGCTGCCCATAATCCTCACCGGCACGTGGGTGGGCTGCAAGGTGGCCTTCGAGGACATCGC GTGCTGGGACCTGGACGACAGCTCCCCCTACTGGTGGATCATCAAAGGGCCCATTGTGCTCTCCGTTGCG GTGAACTTTGGgctttttcttaatattatccGCATCCTGCTGAGGAAATTGGAACCAGCTCAGGGCAGCCTCCACATCCAATCTCAGTATTg GCGTCTCTCCAAGTCGACGCTTCTTCTTATCCCACTGTTTGGAATTCACTATATCATCTTTAACTTCCTGCCTGACAATGCTGGCCTGGGCATCCGCCTCCCCTTGGAGCTGGGACTAGGCTCCTTCCAG GGCTTCATCGTTGCCATCCTATACTGCTTCCTCAACCAAGAG GTGAGGACTGAGATATCACGCAAATGGCATGGCCATGACCCTGAGCTTCTGCCAGCTCGGAGGACCCAAGCTAAATGGACCAGGCCTTCCTGCTCGGGGGTGCAGGTGCTGACATCTGTGTGCTAG
- the LOC128598698 gene encoding U6 snRNA-associated Sm-like protein LSm4, which yields MLPLSLLKTAQNHPMLVELKNGETYNGHLVSCDNWMNINLREVICTSRDGDKFWRMPECYIRGSTFKYLRIPDEIIDMVKEEVVAKGRGRGGLQHQKQQKGRGMGGAGRGVFGGRGRGGIPGTGRGQPEKKPGRQAGKQ from the coding sequence ATGCTTCCCTTGTCACTGCTGAAGACTGCTCAGAATCACCCCATGTTGGTGGAGCTCAAAAATGGGGAGACATACAATGGACACCTGGTGAGCTGTGACAACTGGATGAACATTAATCTGAGAGAGGTGATCTGCACATCCAGAGATGGGGACAAGTTCTGGCGGATGCCCGAGTGCTATATCCGAGGCAGCACCTTCAAGTACCTGCGTATCCCTGATGAGATCATCGACATGGTCAAGGAGGAGGTGGTAGCTAAGGGCCGTGGCCGAGGTGGCCTGCAGCACCAGAAGCAGCAGAAGGGCCGAGGCATGGGGGGTGCTGGTCGAGGTGTATTTGGCGGCCGAGGCCGAGGTGGGATCCCTGGCACAGGCAGAGGCCAGCCAGAGAAAAAGCCAGGCAGACAGGCGGGTAAGCAGTGA